A stretch of DNA from Halanaerobium saccharolyticum subsp. saccharolyticum DSM 6643:
TGATCTGCCACCTTTTAAAATTTATCGGGCTTTAAGATCAGTAAATCCTTCACCCTATTCTTTTTATCTTAATTTTCCTGAGATTAAAATCATTGGCTCTTCACCGGAGGTATTGGTTAGAGTTAGAGATCAGAGAGTAATGACTCGACCGCTGGCAGGGACCAGACCCAGAGGCAAAGACATTAAAGAGGATCAAAAATTAAAAAAAGATCTTTTAAATGATGAAAAAGAAAAGGCAGAACATACAATGCTTTTAGATTTAGGCCGTAATGATTTAAGTCGAATTGCAGCTCCTGGAAGTGTTGAAGTAACAGAGTTAATGGAAGTTGAATTTTATTCAAAGGTAATGCATATTGTTTCTCAGGTGGAAGCTGATCTTAAGCAAGGTTTGGACAGTCTTGATGTTTTAAAGGCAGTTTTTCCAGCCGGCACGGTTTCTGGTGCTCCAAAAATTAAGGCAATTGAGCTGATTGATGGATTTGAAAAAGAAGCGCGGGGTGTTTATGCAGGAACGGTAGCCTATTTAAGCTTCAATGGTAATTTAGACAGCTGTATTACAATTAGAACATTTTCTTTAGTTGAAGGGAGGCTTAACCTGCAGGTTGGTGCTGGAATTGTTGCTGATTCTGATCCAGTCAAAGAATATGAGGAGACACTTAATAAAGGGCAGGCTTTGTTTGATGCTCTAGAAGTGGTTAGAAAGGATGGTATTCGTGATTTTAGTAATTGATAATTATGATTCTTTTACCTACAACTTAGTCCATCTGCTGGAGGAATTTGATCAAGTTAAGGTTATGCGTAATGATAAGTTGAGTCTTGGAGATGCTGCAATTATGGCTCCGGATAAAATTATTATTTCGCCTGGACCTGGTCGGCCCGATGATGCAGGAATTTCTAAAGGGCTAATTAGGTATTTTAAGGGTGAAATTGATATTTTAGGCGTTTGTCTCGGCCATCAGTGTATTGGAGAAGTTTTTAGTTCAGAGGTGATTGAGGCAGATAGAATTATACATGGCAAGACTTCAGCTATTAAAAAAACTAAAGCTGACAAACTATTTGCAGGGATTAAAGATGGTTTTCGGGCAACCCGCTATCATTCATTGATAGTTGATCGCGAGAGCTTGAGTGATGAACTTGAGGTGCTGGCAGAAAGTGACCAAGGTGAAATCATGGCTTTAAAACACAAGGAATATCCCGTTTATGGAGTTCAATTTCATCCGGAATCAATACTGACTGAAGCAGGAAGAAAACTGATTAAGAATTTTTTAGAACTTTAATTTAGAGAATAAAATTTTGAACTGTAATTTTAAGAGAATTTTAAAGATTTAATTCAAAACTTTTAAAATATAAAAAAGATTAGCTAAGATGAGTAGCAGCAATAGAGGAGGAGAGAATATGTTTAACAAACATTTAGATAAAGTAGTGAGTAGAGAGGATTTAACTTTAGCAGAGATGGAAGAAGCAATGTCAATGGTGATGGAAGGTAAAACAACAGATAGTCAGCTGGCAGCATTTCTGGTTGGGCTAAG
This window harbors:
- a CDS encoding anthranilate synthase component II, which produces MILVIDNYDSFTYNLVHLLEEFDQVKVMRNDKLSLGDAAIMAPDKIIISPGPGRPDDAGISKGLIRYFKGEIDILGVCLGHQCIGEVFSSEVIEADRIIHGKTSAIKKTKADKLFAGIKDGFRATRYHSLIVDRESLSDELEVLAESDQGEIMALKHKEYPVYGVQFHPESILTEAGRKLIKNFLEL